The Henckelia pumila isolate YLH828 chromosome 2, ASM3356847v2, whole genome shotgun sequence genome includes a window with the following:
- the LOC140883939 gene encoding glucose and ribitol dehydrogenase-like — MATDGQKFPPQKQDAQPGKQHVMDPIPAAENQQYKPSNKLEGKVALVTGGDSGIGQAVCNCFALEGATVAFTYVKGQEDKDAKDTLELLRQSKSAEAKDAIAIAADLGYDDNCKRVVDQVVERFGRIDILVNNAAEQHKACSVEEIDEERLERVFRTNIFSYFFMARHALKHMKEGSCIINTTSVNAYKGNARLLDYSSTKGAIVAFTRGLALQLVNKNIRVNGVAPGPIWTPLIPASFDEEEISANFGKQVPMGRAGQPIEIAPSYVFLASNVDSSYITGQVLHPNGGVIVNA, encoded by the exons ATGGCAACCGACGGCCAGAAATTCCCACCGCAGAAACAAGACGCTCAGCCCGGAAAACAACATGTCATGGACCCAATTCCCGCAGCAGAAAATCAACAATACAAACCATCTAACAAGCTCGAG GGTAAAGTGGCGCTTGTTACCGGAGGTGATTCGGGCATCGGGCAAGCGGTCTGCAACTGTTTTGCGCTGGAGGGTGCAACCGTGGCTTTTACGTACGTGAAGGGACAAGAAGACAAGGATGCCAAGGACACTCTGGAATTGTTGAGGCAGTCGAAAAGTGCCGAGGCGAAAGACGCCATAGCTATAGCTGCGGATTTGGGGTATGACGACAACTGCAAACGAGTGGTTGATCAAGTGGTTGAAAGGTTCGGGCGGATTGATATTCTGGTTAACAACGCTGCCGAGCAGCATAAAGCTTGCTCGGTTGAAGAGATTGACGAGGAGAGGCTCGAAAGGGTGTTTAGgactaatattttttcatatttcTTCATGGCTAG GCATGCTTTGAAGCACATGAAGGAAGGTAGCTGCATCATCAACACCACATCAGTGAACGCGTACAAAGGTAATGCCCGGTTACTGGACTACTCATCGACCAAAGGGGCTATCGTGGCATTCACTCGCGGGCTAGCCCTCCAGTTGGTGAACAAGAATATACGGGTGAATGGGGTGGCGCCGGGTCCTATTTGGACGCCTCTGATTCCAGCTTCTTTCGATGAAGAAGAAATTAGTGCAAACTTCGGGAAACAAGTGCCGATGGGAAGGGCGGGCCAGCCGATTGAGATTGCACCGAGTTATGTATTCCTCGCGTCGAATGTCGATTCCTCGTATATAACTGGTCAGGTGTTGCATCCTAATGGGGGAGTTATAGTGAAtgcttaa